From Streptomyces sp. NBC_01754, a single genomic window includes:
- a CDS encoding small secreted protein has product MNKKLAAALSGGAVLVLTLSGCGDDSDDKVNDWAKKVCDQVQPQLQKIANANAAIQEQTADNSKPVDVQKTDSAAFQQISQAYKSLGKAVDSAGPPPVDDGETTHKQAVKELNASSVAYADLKTKVDALDTKDQAKFADGLKGIADELNKISTNGDQALKELQSGKVGSAMSKQKGCQRPTASAPPAAAPSAPASDEKEKPASDEKEKPASPTASETEKA; this is encoded by the coding sequence GTGAACAAGAAGCTTGCAGCCGCACTGTCCGGCGGCGCGGTGCTTGTACTGACGCTGTCGGGCTGCGGCGACGACAGTGACGACAAGGTGAACGACTGGGCGAAGAAGGTCTGCGACCAAGTCCAGCCCCAGCTGCAGAAGATCGCGAACGCCAACGCCGCGATCCAGGAACAGACGGCTGACAACAGCAAGCCCGTCGATGTCCAGAAGACCGACTCGGCTGCCTTCCAGCAGATCTCGCAGGCCTACAAGTCGCTGGGTAAAGCGGTCGATTCGGCGGGCCCGCCGCCCGTCGACGACGGTGAGACCACGCATAAGCAAGCGGTGAAGGAACTCAACGCCTCCTCCGTGGCCTACGCCGACCTGAAGACGAAGGTCGACGCGCTCGACACGAAGGACCAGGCGAAGTTCGCCGACGGGCTCAAGGGCATCGCTGACGAGCTGAACAAGATCAGCACCAATGGTGACCAGGCCCTGAAGGAACTTCAGTCCGGCAAGGTCGGCTCCGCCATGTCGAAGCAGAAGGGCTGCCAGCGGCCGACGGCTTCCGCCCCGCCCGCCGCCGCGCCGTCGGCTCCCGCGTCGGACGAGAAGGAGAAGCCGGCTTCGGACGAGAAGGAGAAGCCCGCCTCGCCCACGGCCTCGGAGACCGAGAAGGCATAG
- a CDS encoding ATP-binding protein: MPTVELRFSAQPEHVRTARLVAAAVARRAGVDEAVLDEVRLAVGEACSRAVGLHRSHGITAPVTVSLIEGEKAFSIEVGDAVPGPGSDTTLPGRPSGQQTEPDSEDEMGLAVISGLVDDVEVRSATDGGVIRMSWPTTPAVAVP, translated from the coding sequence ATGCCAACCGTTGAACTCCGCTTCAGCGCTCAGCCCGAACACGTCAGGACGGCACGCCTGGTCGCGGCCGCCGTGGCACGTCGGGCAGGTGTCGACGAGGCGGTGCTCGACGAGGTCAGGCTGGCCGTCGGTGAGGCGTGCAGCCGTGCCGTCGGACTGCACCGCAGCCATGGCATCACCGCCCCGGTGACGGTCTCGCTGATCGAGGGGGAGAAGGCTTTCTCCATCGAGGTCGGCGACGCGGTGCCCGGCCCCGGGAGCGACACCACGCTGCCCGGACGGCCCAGCGGCCAGCAGACGGAGCCGGACAGCGAGGACGAGATGGGTCTCGCGGTCATCAGCGGTCTCGTCGATGACGTGGAGGTCCGGTCGGCCACGGACGGGGGAGTCATCCGCATGAGCTGGCCGACGACGCCCGCAGTCGCCGTCCCGTGA
- a CDS encoding STAS domain-containing protein, translating into MDLSLSTRNVSGPGGDRTVVEVGGEIDVYTAPKLREQLVELVNDGSYHLVVDMEGVDFLDSTGLGVLVGGLKRVRAHEGSLRLVCNQERILKIFRITGLTKVFPIHTTVDEAVAATD; encoded by the coding sequence GTGGACCTGTCTCTGTCGACTCGCAATGTGTCCGGACCTGGTGGCGACCGTACGGTCGTCGAGGTCGGTGGCGAGATTGATGTGTATACCGCGCCCAAGCTGCGCGAGCAGTTGGTCGAGTTGGTGAATGACGGCAGCTACCACCTGGTTGTCGACATGGAAGGTGTCGACTTCCTCGACTCCACCGGACTCGGCGTGCTCGTGGGCGGCCTGAAGCGTGTCCGGGCCCATGAGGGCTCACTGCGCCTGGTGTGCAACCAGGAGCGCATTCTCAAGATCTTCCGGATCACGGGCCTGACCAAGGTGTTTCCCATCCACACCACGGTCGACGAGGCTGTCGCGGCCACCGACTGA
- a CDS encoding DEAD/DEAH box helicase, giving the protein MAFNHLPAAMHDALGPLSVMPVTHSVPMAKNHRPSRPPENGSSRPSPAVVLDRLAAGASRAARITHTEHLPPRAGSHAAWPDRIRPEVVAAIGRAGIDHPWTHQATAAEHALDGESVVIATGTASGKSLAYLAPVLSALLDGSQAPNGRGATALYLAPTKALAADQRRSVKALAAPLGTAVRPAVYDGDTPVEEREWVRQYANYVLTNPDMLHRGILPSHPRWASFLRALRFVVIDECHTYRGVFGSHVAQVLRRLRRLCARYGSDPVFLLASATAAQPSVAATSLTGLPVREVADDASPRGETVFALWEPPLTELHGERGAPVRRTATAEAADLLTDLTLQGVRSVAFVRSRRAAELVSVIAKERLAEVDQSLPGRVAAYRGGYLPEERRALEQALHTGDLLGLAATTALELGIDVSGLDAVVMAGYPGTRASLWQQAGRAGRAGQGALAVLVARDDPLDTFLVHHPEALFQQPVESTVLDPDNPYVLAPHLCAAAAELPLTEADVELFGPAVPELLPRLEASGLLRRRATGWHWTRRERAADLTGIRGEGGHPVQIVEEGTGRLLGTVDESAAHTAVHQGAVHLHQGRTYLVRKLDLRDSVALVEEAVPPYSTTARDTTAIAVLETDTAIPWGDGRLCFGSVEVTNQVVSFLRRRLITGEVLGETKLDLPPRTLRTRAVWWTVTENQLDAARIGPEILGGALHAAEHASIGMLPLFATCDRWDIGGVSVPLHPDTLLPTVFVYDGHPGGAGFAERAFRTARAWLTATRQAIASCECEAGCPSCIQSPKCGNGNEPLHKRGAVRLLTELLATAPPDPGEEPQPSDAAG; this is encoded by the coding sequence ATGGCATTCAATCACTTACCAGCAGCCATGCACGACGCCTTGGGACCATTGTCCGTCATGCCAGTGACACACTCGGTGCCGATGGCCAAGAATCACCGCCCCAGTCGACCACCCGAGAACGGCAGCTCGCGCCCGTCTCCGGCGGTGGTCCTCGACCGGCTTGCCGCAGGGGCGAGCCGGGCAGCGCGCATCACTCATACGGAGCACCTGCCCCCGCGAGCGGGGAGCCATGCCGCCTGGCCCGATCGCATCCGGCCGGAAGTCGTCGCCGCAATTGGCCGGGCCGGGATCGACCATCCGTGGACCCACCAGGCCACCGCCGCCGAGCACGCCCTGGACGGCGAATCCGTCGTCATCGCCACGGGAACGGCGTCCGGGAAGTCCCTCGCCTATCTGGCGCCGGTCCTGAGCGCCCTCCTCGACGGCTCCCAAGCCCCGAACGGCCGAGGCGCGACCGCCCTGTATCTCGCTCCCACCAAGGCCCTCGCCGCCGACCAGCGGCGTTCGGTGAAGGCGCTCGCGGCACCGCTCGGCACCGCCGTCCGGCCCGCGGTCTACGACGGGGACACGCCGGTCGAGGAACGCGAATGGGTGCGTCAGTACGCCAACTACGTGCTGACCAATCCAGACATGCTGCACCGGGGCATACTCCCGTCCCATCCCCGCTGGGCCTCCTTCCTGCGCGCCCTGCGCTTCGTCGTCATCGACGAGTGCCACACCTACCGGGGCGTCTTCGGCTCCCATGTCGCCCAGGTGCTGCGCCGTCTGCGCCGCCTGTGCGCGCGCTACGGCTCCGATCCGGTCTTCCTCCTCGCCTCCGCCACCGCGGCGCAGCCCTCCGTGGCGGCCACTTCTCTGACCGGCCTGCCGGTCAGAGAAGTGGCCGACGACGCCTCCCCACGGGGTGAGACGGTCTTCGCGCTCTGGGAGCCGCCGCTGACCGAGCTCCACGGCGAGCGGGGGGCTCCCGTCCGCCGTACCGCCACGGCCGAGGCCGCCGACCTCCTCACCGACCTCACCCTCCAGGGCGTCCGTTCGGTCGCCTTCGTACGCTCCCGGCGCGCCGCGGAGCTCGTCTCGGTCATCGCGAAGGAGCGGCTGGCAGAGGTGGACCAGTCCCTGCCCGGCCGGGTCGCGGCCTACCGCGGCGGATACCTGCCCGAGGAGCGACGGGCCCTGGAACAGGCGCTTCACACGGGCGACCTCCTCGGCCTGGCCGCCACAACGGCCCTGGAACTCGGCATCGACGTCTCGGGACTGGACGCCGTCGTCATGGCCGGCTATCCGGGCACCAGGGCGTCCCTGTGGCAGCAGGCGGGCCGCGCGGGGCGCGCGGGCCAGGGCGCGCTCGCGGTCCTGGTCGCCCGGGACGACCCGCTGGACACGTTCCTCGTGCACCACCCCGAAGCGCTCTTCCAGCAGCCTGTGGAGTCGACGGTCCTCGACCCCGACAATCCGTACGTCCTCGCCCCGCACCTGTGTGCCGCCGCCGCCGAGCTTCCGCTCACCGAAGCGGATGTGGAACTCTTCGGCCCCGCCGTGCCCGAGCTGCTGCCTCGGCTGGAGGCCTCGGGACTGCTGCGCAGGCGTGCGACGGGCTGGCACTGGACCCGCCGCGAACGGGCCGCCGACCTCACCGGCATCCGAGGGGAAGGCGGGCACCCGGTCCAGATCGTCGAGGAAGGCACCGGCCGGCTGCTCGGTACGGTCGACGAGTCCGCCGCGCACACGGCCGTGCACCAGGGGGCCGTCCACCTCCACCAAGGCCGCACCTATCTCGTCCGGAAACTGGACCTGCGGGATTCCGTGGCCTTGGTGGAGGAAGCCGTCCCGCCGTACTCGACCACCGCACGGGACACGACCGCCATCGCCGTCCTGGAGACCGACACCGCGATTCCCTGGGGTGACGGACGGCTCTGCTTCGGTTCCGTGGAGGTCACCAACCAGGTCGTCTCCTTCCTGCGCCGCAGACTGATCACCGGAGAGGTCCTGGGCGAGACCAAACTCGATCTGCCGCCCCGTACCCTGCGTACCCGTGCCGTGTGGTGGACGGTCACCGAGAACCAGCTCGACGCCGCCCGGATCGGGCCCGAGATCCTCGGAGGTGCGCTGCACGCCGCCGAACACGCCTCGATCGGAATGCTCCCCCTGTTCGCCACCTGTGACCGCTGGGACATCGGTGGTGTCTCCGTGCCGCTCCACCCCGACACGTTGCTGCCGACGGTCTTCGTCTACGACGGCCACCCTGGCGGGGCGGGTTTCGCCGAACGGGCCTTCCGTACCGCGCGTGCGTGGCTTACGGCGACCCGACAGGCCATCGCGTCCTGCGAGTGCGAGGCCGGCTGCCCGTCCTGCATCCAGTCGCCCAAGTGCGGCAACGGCAACGAGCCGTTGCACAAGCGGGGCGCTGTGCGCCTCCTGACCGAGCTCCTCGCGACCGCGCCCCCCGACCCCGGCGAGGAGCCACAGCCGTCAGACGCCGCGGGATAG
- a CDS encoding Rv3654c family TadE-like protein: MLKRYATGTGGRDRGLATVWVAVTTATLCVVFAVVLALGQAVAARHKAGAAADLAALAAADRALLGAAEACAAARTVAGAQEAELVRCAVQADIADVTARARFGPYAPEARSRAGPPGL, from the coding sequence GTGCTGAAGCGATACGCGACCGGTACGGGGGGCCGGGACCGGGGCCTGGCGACGGTGTGGGTGGCCGTGACGACTGCGACGCTGTGCGTGGTCTTCGCGGTGGTCCTCGCGCTCGGCCAGGCCGTGGCGGCCAGGCACAAGGCGGGTGCGGCAGCGGACCTGGCCGCTCTGGCGGCGGCCGATCGCGCACTTCTGGGAGCGGCCGAGGCGTGCGCGGCGGCGAGGACGGTGGCCGGGGCCCAGGAGGCGGAGCTGGTGCGGTGTGCGGTCCAGGCCGACATCGCCGATGTGACGGCGCGCGCACGCTTCGGGCCGTATGCACCGGAGGCCAGATCGAGGGCAGGCCCCCCGGGCCTCTGA
- a CDS encoding TadE family type IV pilus minor pilin: protein MRSSDRSGECGTGRGRTGCSRVWDRPRRADRGAVTAEAAMAVPVLVVFVLALVWALVAASDQIRCVDAARAGARAAARSEPESAVLSAAHEAAPAGARVAVERAGDLWRVRVESPAPGPGALALTLSSEAAALAEDTVGTDA, encoded by the coding sequence ATGCGAAGTTCTGATCGGTCGGGGGAGTGCGGTACCGGTCGGGGGCGGACGGGCTGTTCGCGGGTCTGGGACAGGCCACGAAGAGCTGACCGGGGTGCGGTGACGGCGGAGGCCGCCATGGCCGTCCCCGTGCTGGTCGTGTTCGTCCTGGCTCTCGTCTGGGCCCTGGTCGCCGCGTCCGACCAGATCCGCTGTGTGGACGCCGCCCGGGCCGGGGCGCGGGCAGCGGCGCGCTCGGAACCGGAGTCAGCGGTGCTGTCCGCCGCGCATGAGGCGGCACCGGCCGGAGCCCGGGTCGCGGTGGAGCGGGCGGGGGACCTGTGGCGGGTCCGGGTGGAGTCACCGGCCCCCGGCCCGGGCGCACTCGCCCTGACACTGAGCTCCGAGGCGGCCGCCTTGGCCGAGGACACCGTGGGGACGGACGCGTGA
- a CDS encoding DUF4244 domain-containing protein, translating into MRRVWGNRIGGLMRAGRRDQGMTTSEYAVGTIAACAFAAVLYKVVTSGAVLTALQSLIKDALDAKF; encoded by the coding sequence ATGCGCCGTGTCTGGGGGAACAGGATCGGCGGGCTCATGAGGGCCGGTCGGCGGGACCAAGGGATGACGACGTCCGAGTACGCCGTGGGGACCATTGCGGCGTGTGCGTTCGCCGCTGTGCTCTACAAGGTGGTGACCAGCGGAGCTGTGTTGACCGCTCTGCAGTCGCTGATCAAGGACGCCCTTGATGCGAAGTTCTGA
- a CDS encoding type II secretion system F family protein produces MSGLPEAIHRTVVSGVLWGAAVYLGALLAGCRQERTTRRRGTRLTSVAASRPWHGRRLLRRPAVRDGVRRCAASLGAWSAGWFLVGGVTGCGAGLAAAYGVWRWQRAAEVRGTTAAAKAEAASAVGQLPIAADLLAACLLVGAGPQDAAEAVGESVSGPLGARLARTAAEIRLGVEPADAWGRFGEIPGAAPLARCLERAGATGAPAADPVSRLADEIRGARASASVARAQRAGVLITAPVGLCFLPAFLAVGVAPVVIGLATGLLQRT; encoded by the coding sequence GTGAGCGGACTGCCGGAAGCGATCCACCGGACGGTGGTGTCGGGGGTGCTCTGGGGGGCGGCCGTGTATCTGGGTGCCCTGCTGGCGGGGTGCCGACAGGAGCGGACGACGCGTCGGCGGGGGACACGGCTGACGTCCGTCGCTGCCTCCCGTCCGTGGCACGGCCGGAGACTTCTGCGGCGACCCGCTGTCCGGGACGGCGTGCGACGGTGTGCGGCATCGCTGGGGGCATGGTCGGCCGGCTGGTTCCTCGTGGGTGGGGTCACCGGCTGTGGGGCAGGGCTCGCGGCGGCGTACGGCGTATGGCGGTGGCAGCGGGCCGCAGAGGTACGTGGGACCACTGCGGCGGCGAAGGCGGAGGCCGCTTCGGCCGTCGGTCAACTGCCCATCGCCGCCGACCTTCTGGCCGCCTGTCTGTTGGTGGGTGCCGGACCGCAGGACGCGGCGGAGGCGGTCGGTGAGTCCGTGAGCGGCCCTCTCGGCGCCCGGCTGGCCCGCACAGCCGCCGAGATCCGGCTCGGCGTCGAACCGGCGGACGCTTGGGGACGGTTCGGGGAGATACCAGGCGCCGCGCCGCTGGCCCGGTGCCTGGAGCGGGCCGGAGCGACTGGGGCTCCGGCGGCGGACCCCGTATCCCGGTTGGCCGACGAGATACGTGGTGCGCGGGCGAGCGCGTCTGTGGCGCGTGCCCAGCGTGCGGGCGTGCTGATCACCGCACCGGTCGGACTGTGCTTCCTGCCCGCCTTTCTGGCCGTGGGCGTGGCACCGGTGGTGATCGGCCTTGCGACCGGTCTGTTGCAGCGCACCTGA
- a CDS encoding type II secretion system F family protein, with amino-acid sequence MTVMDVGPSILLPSLVMAAGAGVSGGLALTREPGPRRARAVFAVHRPDERPSAGAWARTRAHLDDRREWLCVPVAVLFAVLGESVIPLSAGAVAVPLVRRWIRRRASRRGRERAAAAVTALCGALVGELRAGREPGQALLAVGRGGGALGAAETAVLAAARFGGDVPGALRKASGLSGREGLAGVAACWRVAVDGGAGLATGLARLEHAMRAERRGREELRAQLAGAWSTVVVLALLPVVGLGLGAALGADPLEVLLHSPGGLVCLVTGSLLEGAGLFWATRIVRAGEGM; translated from the coding sequence ATGACGGTCATGGACGTCGGCCCCTCGATCCTGCTGCCGTCCCTGGTGATGGCTGCCGGTGCCGGGGTGTCAGGTGGACTGGCTCTCACCAGGGAGCCGGGGCCGAGACGGGCGCGGGCGGTGTTCGCGGTCCACCGGCCCGATGAACGGCCGTCGGCCGGAGCATGGGCCAGGACCCGGGCCCACCTCGACGACCGTCGTGAGTGGCTGTGTGTACCTGTGGCGGTCCTGTTCGCGGTGCTGGGGGAGTCGGTGATTCCGCTGTCGGCGGGAGCCGTCGCGGTACCGCTGGTGCGGCGGTGGATTCGGCGGCGGGCGTCGCGCCGCGGCCGTGAGCGAGCGGCCGCCGCGGTGACGGCGCTCTGCGGAGCGCTGGTGGGAGAGCTGCGGGCCGGGCGTGAGCCAGGTCAGGCGCTGCTCGCTGTGGGGAGGGGCGGGGGAGCTCTGGGCGCTGCCGAGACCGCGGTTCTGGCGGCCGCTCGCTTCGGCGGCGACGTGCCCGGTGCCCTCCGGAAGGCCTCGGGGCTGTCAGGCCGTGAAGGGCTGGCCGGGGTCGCGGCCTGCTGGCGGGTGGCGGTCGACGGTGGAGCCGGCCTGGCGACGGGTCTGGCACGCCTCGAGCACGCGATGCGTGCCGAGCGGCGGGGCCGGGAGGAGCTACGGGCGCAGTTGGCCGGAGCCTGGTCCACGGTGGTGGTGCTGGCGCTGTTGCCCGTGGTGGGCCTGGGACTGGGGGCGGCGCTGGGGGCTGATCCGCTGGAGGTGCTGCTGCACAGTCCGGGGGGTCTGGTCTGCCTGGTCACCGGATCCCTGCTGGAAGGGGCGGGGCTGTTCTGGGCGACACGGATCGTGCGGGCGGGGGAAGGGATGTGA
- a CDS encoding TadA family conjugal transfer-associated ATPase gives MTEVLLDAVRQRLARSGAAPTPAGVAAALRAQGRLLGDVEVLGAAETLRGELVGTGVLERLLADPAVTDVLVSAPDRVWVDRGGGLELTRITFQDAAAVRRLAQRLAAVAGRRLDDARPWVDARLPDGTRMHAILPPVSVGSTCLSLRVVRPRAFTLEELVRAGTVPPGGDRLLRALVEARVSYLISGGTGAGKTTLLSSLLGAVGPQERIVLAEDSAELRPDHPHVVRLESRPANQEGAGQVTLRDLVRQALRMRPDRLVVGEVRGAEVADLLAALNTGHEGGCGTVHANAAEHVPARLEALGTAAGLDRAALHSQLAAALSVVLHLVRDRDGRRRLSEVHVLGRDDAGLVVTMPALRRDGGGFAPERGWERLESLIGGAV, from the coding sequence ATGACCGAGGTGCTGCTCGATGCCGTGCGGCAACGGCTGGCTCGCAGCGGTGCGGCGCCCACTCCTGCCGGGGTGGCCGCCGCGCTGAGGGCGCAGGGGCGTCTGCTGGGCGATGTGGAGGTGCTCGGCGCGGCCGAGACGTTGCGGGGTGAACTGGTCGGCACCGGAGTGCTGGAACGCCTGCTGGCCGATCCGGCGGTCACCGACGTCCTGGTGTCCGCACCCGACCGGGTATGGGTGGACCGGGGCGGCGGACTGGAGCTGACCCGCATCACCTTCCAGGACGCGGCGGCCGTCAGACGGCTGGCACAGCGGCTCGCGGCGGTCGCCGGGCGCCGACTGGACGACGCCCGGCCCTGGGTGGACGCACGGTTGCCGGACGGGACCCGGATGCACGCGATCCTGCCGCCGGTGTCCGTCGGTTCGACGTGCTTGTCGCTGCGAGTGGTCCGCCCCCGGGCGTTCACGCTGGAGGAGCTCGTCCGGGCGGGGACGGTTCCGCCCGGTGGCGACCGGCTTCTGCGAGCTCTGGTCGAAGCACGCGTCTCCTATCTGATCAGCGGAGGGACGGGCGCGGGGAAGACGACTCTGCTGTCGAGCCTTCTGGGCGCGGTCGGGCCCCAGGAGCGCATCGTGCTCGCCGAGGACTCGGCCGAACTCCGCCCGGATCACCCGCACGTCGTGCGTCTGGAGTCGCGTCCGGCCAACCAGGAGGGGGCCGGACAGGTGACCCTCCGGGACCTGGTGCGCCAGGCTCTGCGCATGCGTCCTGACCGTCTTGTGGTCGGGGAGGTACGCGGCGCCGAGGTGGCAGACCTGCTGGCAGCGCTGAACACGGGGCACGAAGGCGGTTGCGGCACGGTGCACGCCAACGCGGCCGAGCACGTCCCGGCCCGACTCGAGGCCTTGGGTACGGCTGCGGGGCTCGACCGCGCGGCACTGCACAGTCAGTTGGCGGCTGCGCTGTCGGTGGTCCTCCACCTCGTACGTGACCGGGACGGCCGGCGGAGGCTGTCGGAGGTGCATGTGCTCGGGCGGGACGACGCGGGACTCGTGGTCACCATGCCCGCACTGCGCCGGGACGGCGGTGGGTTCGCGCCGGAGCGGGGCTGGGAGCGGCTGGAGTCGTTGATCGGCGGAGCGGTATGA
- the ssd gene encoding septum site-determining protein Ssd gives MAGSDTREGLPNAGEVSGGPLIVTEDAHLLDDLLRLCAAAGAMPEVHHGPPAGREGWERAPMVLVGDDAAARCRGAVRRRGVMLVGRDQGDPDVWRRAVEIGAEYVLRLPDAESWLVDQIANAVEGVGRPALTVGVMGGRGGSGASTLACALAVTAARSGRRTMLIDGDPMGGGIDVLLGGEESEGMRWPDFARSKGRVGGGALEESLPALHGLRVLSWGRGEEVAVPPQAIQAVLAAARRLGGVVVVDLPRRVDDSVAEALAQLDAGLLVVPGELRAVAAAKRVASAAGTVLKDLRVVARGPYSAGLDEQWVAQALGLPLVGELPLEAGLVAAGSSGEPPGGDPRGPLARFCAAFWDLADIPRGAEGATAVSGAGGP, from the coding sequence ATGGCTGGAAGCGACACACGAGAAGGCCTGCCGAACGCCGGGGAGGTGAGTGGCGGGCCGTTGATCGTGACGGAGGACGCGCATTTGCTGGACGACCTCCTGAGACTGTGTGCGGCCGCCGGGGCGATGCCCGAAGTCCACCACGGTCCTCCGGCAGGGCGGGAGGGCTGGGAGCGGGCACCGATGGTCCTGGTGGGGGACGACGCGGCCGCCCGGTGCCGGGGAGCGGTGCGCAGACGTGGCGTGATGCTCGTCGGGCGTGATCAGGGCGACCCGGACGTCTGGCGCCGCGCAGTGGAGATCGGGGCCGAATACGTGCTGCGGCTGCCGGATGCGGAGAGCTGGCTCGTCGATCAGATCGCCAATGCCGTCGAAGGGGTCGGGCGTCCGGCACTCACCGTCGGAGTGATGGGCGGGCGGGGCGGCTCCGGCGCGTCCACGCTGGCCTGCGCACTCGCCGTGACTGCGGCGAGGTCCGGTCGGCGCACCATGCTGATCGACGGCGACCCCATGGGTGGCGGCATCGACGTCCTGCTCGGTGGCGAGGAATCCGAGGGGATGCGATGGCCGGATTTCGCCCGTTCCAAGGGCAGGGTGGGTGGAGGAGCACTGGAGGAATCGCTGCCCGCCCTGCACGGCTTGCGCGTGCTCAGTTGGGGGCGGGGCGAGGAAGTTGCCGTTCCACCGCAGGCCATACAGGCGGTGCTGGCCGCGGCGCGTCGTCTCGGAGGGGTAGTGGTGGTGGACCTGCCGCGCCGGGTCGACGACAGTGTGGCCGAGGCGCTGGCGCAGCTCGATGCCGGCCTCCTGGTCGTGCCGGGAGAGCTCAGGGCGGTCGCCGCCGCCAAGCGGGTGGCGTCGGCGGCCGGGACGGTCCTGAAGGATCTGCGGGTCGTCGCACGGGGGCCCTACTCGGCGGGACTCGACGAGCAATGGGTGGCTCAGGCGCTGGGGTTGCCTCTGGTGGGTGAGCTCCCACTTGAGGCTGGCCTGGTGGCGGCGGGGAGCAGCGGCGAGCCGCCGGGAGGCGATCCGCGTGGCCCACTGGCCCGCTTCTGCGCTGCCTTCTGGGATCTGGCGGACATCCCGCGCGGTGCCGAGGGTGCCACGGCGGTTTCCGGGGCGGGTGGACCATGA
- a CDS encoding HAD family hydrolase: MLSFVENCFSPRTAAFFDLDKTVIAKSSTLTFSKSFYQGGLINRRAVLRTAYTQFVFLAGGADHDQMERMREYLSALCKGWNVQQVKELVAETLHDLIDPIIYDEAATLIEEHHTAGRDVVIVSTSGAEVVEPIGELLGADRVVATRMVVGDDGCFTGEVEYYAYGPTKAEAVKELAASEGYDLSRCYAYSDSATDVPMLEAVGHPHAVNPDRALRREATLREWPILVFDRPVRLKQRLPAFSMPARPALVAAAAVSAAAVAAGVVWYTSRRRRTPALNG; encoded by the coding sequence ATGCTCAGCTTTGTGGAAAACTGCTTCTCACCCCGCACAGCAGCCTTCTTTGACCTGGACAAGACGGTCATTGCGAAGTCATCGACCCTCACCTTCAGCAAGTCCTTCTACCAAGGCGGGCTGATCAACCGCCGCGCCGTACTGCGGACCGCGTACACGCAGTTCGTGTTCCTCGCCGGAGGCGCCGATCACGACCAGATGGAGCGGATGCGTGAATACCTCTCGGCACTCTGCAAGGGATGGAACGTCCAACAGGTCAAGGAGTTGGTCGCCGAGACCCTCCACGACCTGATCGACCCGATCATCTACGACGAGGCCGCCACCCTCATCGAGGAACATCACACCGCCGGGCGTGACGTGGTCATCGTGTCGACCTCCGGCGCCGAAGTGGTCGAACCGATCGGCGAACTGCTCGGCGCGGATCGGGTGGTCGCCACTCGCATGGTCGTCGGTGACGACGGCTGCTTCACCGGCGAGGTGGAGTACTACGCCTACGGGCCGACCAAGGCCGAAGCCGTGAAGGAGCTCGCCGCGTCGGAGGGGTACGACCTCTCGCGCTGTTACGCCTACAGCGACTCGGCCACCGATGTGCCGATGCTGGAGGCGGTCGGACACCCCCATGCGGTCAACCCGGACCGGGCCCTGAGGCGTGAGGCGACCCTCCGGGAATGGCCGATTCTCGTCTTCGACCGCCCTGTCCGCCTCAAGCAGCGACTGCCCGCCTTCTCCATGCCGGCACGCCCCGCTCTTGTGGCTGCCGCAGCAGTGAGTGCGGCAGCCGTGGCCGCGGGCGTCGTCTGGTACACCAGCCGACGCCGCCGCACTCCCGCGCTCAACGGCTGA
- a CDS encoding oxidoreductase, which translates to MSTTSSDPLAALGSLPGVPDAVGSVRKAVDRVYGHRVMRRRSNEVTAEAALRGARGSAALSGADWNLEEVRRRTDFSGEEEARTIGAALRLTAEAGQLLSIWRQSPLRVLARLHLVAAGGAAPDDAVGRPRFAGERVEEPLVEASLPDADEVAGRLEGLSDLILAGSAAPALVTASIVHGELLALRPFGSHNGLVARTAERIVLIGSGLDPKSVCPAEVGHAEQGRAAYVAAFEGYVSGKPEGMAAWIAHCGRAVELGVRESTAVCEALQRGAA; encoded by the coding sequence ATGAGTACGACTTCCTCCGATCCGCTTGCCGCGCTGGGCTCCCTGCCCGGGGTACCCGACGCGGTGGGCTCCGTACGCAAGGCTGTGGACCGGGTCTACGGTCACCGGGTCATGCGGCGCCGCAGCAACGAGGTGACGGCCGAGGCGGCTCTGCGCGGCGCGCGTGGGTCGGCGGCGCTCTCGGGTGCCGACTGGAACCTCGAGGAGGTGCGTCGGCGTACCGACTTCAGCGGTGAGGAAGAGGCGCGAACCATCGGCGCCGCTTTGAGGCTGACGGCGGAAGCGGGTCAACTTCTCTCCATCTGGCGGCAGTCGCCGCTGCGGGTCCTGGCGCGGCTCCATTTGGTGGCGGCCGGCGGGGCGGCTCCCGATGACGCCGTGGGCCGGCCGCGTTTCGCGGGTGAGCGGGTGGAGGAGCCGCTTGTCGAGGCGTCGCTCCCGGACGCGGACGAGGTGGCGGGGCGGCTCGAAGGGCTTTCGGATCTCATCCTCGCGGGGAGCGCGGCACCCGCCCTGGTGACGGCTTCGATCGTGCACGGAGAGCTGCTCGCCCTGCGGCCCTTCGGCTCTCACAACGGCCTGGTCGCGCGGACCGCCGAACGCATCGTGCTGATCGGCAGCGGCCTCGATCCGAAGTCCGTGTGCCCTGCCGAAGTGGGCCATGCCGAGCAGGGGCGGGCGGCGTACGTCGCGGCTTTCGAGGGCTATGTCTCGGGGAAGCCCGAGGGGATGGCCGCCTGGATCGCACACTGCGGTCGCGCGGTGGAACTGGGCGTCAGGGAGTCGACGGCCGTGTGCGAGGCGTTGCAGCGCGGGGCGGCGTAA